From a single Pseudomonas cremoricolorata genomic region:
- a CDS encoding ACP phosphodiesterase: MNYLAHLHLGGDQPQQLLGSLYGDFVKGSLEGRFPPAVEAAIRLHRRIDSFTDQHPRVLTALARFPRERRRFAGIALDVFFDHCLARHWRDYADAPLADFTQRFYRVLLAEPALPERLARMAPFMAADDWLGSYADFAVLEEVYDGIARRLSRPEGLRGVMAEVEALYEPLLEDFRRFYPQLQAFAAQAQPA, translated from the coding sequence ATGAATTATCTGGCTCACCTACATCTGGGCGGCGATCAGCCCCAGCAACTGCTCGGCAGCCTGTATGGCGACTTCGTCAAGGGCAGTCTGGAAGGGCGGTTCCCGCCTGCCGTCGAGGCGGCCATTCGCCTGCATCGGCGCATCGACAGCTTCACCGACCAGCACCCGCGGGTGCTGACCGCGCTGGCGCGCTTTCCCCGTGAGCGTCGGCGCTTTGCCGGCATTGCCCTCGACGTTTTTTTCGATCATTGCCTGGCCCGTCACTGGCGCGACTATGCCGATGCGCCGCTGGCCGACTTCACCCAACGCTTCTACCGTGTGCTGCTCGCCGAGCCGGCCTTGCCGGAGCGTCTGGCGCGCATGGCACCGTTCATGGCGGCGGACGACTGGCTGGGCAGCTATGCCGATTTCGCTGTGCTCGAGGAGGTGTACGACGGCATCGCCCGACGCCTGTCGCGGCCCGAAGGGCTGCGCGGCGTCATGGCTGAGGTCGAGGCGCTGTATGAGCCGCTGCTGGAAGACTTTCGCCGCTTCTACCCGCAGTTGCAGGCGTTCGCTGCGCAAGCGCAACCTGCCTGA
- a CDS encoding ArsR/SmtB family transcription factor: MPLDLDEIIKALSHPVRRDILHWLKDPAVEFPDQYHSTEHGVCAGQIDQRCGLSQSTVSAHLATLQRAGLVSSQKIGQWHFFQRNEATIQAFLTQMSEEL; encoded by the coding sequence ATGCCCCTCGACCTCGACGAAATCATCAAAGCCCTGTCTCACCCCGTGCGCCGCGACATCCTGCACTGGCTCAAAGACCCTGCCGTGGAGTTTCCCGACCAGTACCATAGCACCGAGCACGGGGTCTGCGCCGGGCAGATCGACCAGCGCTGCGGGCTGTCGCAGTCGACCGTCTCGGCGCATCTGGCGACCTTGCAACGCGCCGGCCTGGTGAGCAGCCAGAAGATCGGCCAATGGCACTTTTTCCAACGCAACGAAGCCACCATCCAGGCCTTCCTCACGCAGATGAGCGAAGAGCTGTGA
- a CDS encoding alkene reductase, with protein sequence MTTLFDPITLGDLELPNRIIMAPLTRCRADEGRVPNALMAEYYVQRASAGLILSEATSVTPMGVGYPQTPGIWSSEQVRGWTNVTSAVHAAGGRIALQLWHVGRISHSLYLNGEAPVAPSAIQPAGHVSLVRPKVDYPTPRALASEEIADIVEAYRAGAENAKAAGFDGVEIHGANGYLLDQFLQSSTNQRTDAYGGSLENRARLLLEVTDAVIEVWGAGRVGMHLSPRADLHDMGDANLAETFTYVASELGKRGIAYICAREHEAADSLAPRLKQAFGGVYIVNESFDKASANAAIAAGTADAVAFGVPFIANPDLPARLRDDAPLNEADSNTFYSHGAAGYIDYPRL encoded by the coding sequence ATGACCACGCTGTTCGATCCAATCACCCTGGGCGACCTCGAGCTGCCCAACCGCATCATCATGGCCCCGCTGACCCGCTGCCGCGCCGATGAAGGCCGCGTGCCCAACGCGCTGATGGCCGAGTACTACGTGCAACGCGCCAGCGCCGGGCTGATTCTCAGCGAAGCGACCTCGGTGACGCCGATGGGCGTCGGCTACCCGCAAACCCCAGGCATCTGGAGCAGCGAACAGGTACGCGGCTGGACCAACGTCACCAGCGCCGTACACGCTGCCGGCGGGCGCATAGCCCTACAGCTGTGGCACGTGGGGCGCATTTCCCACTCGCTGTACCTGAACGGCGAAGCGCCGGTGGCGCCCAGTGCCATCCAGCCGGCCGGGCATGTCAGCCTGGTTCGTCCGAAAGTCGACTATCCGACGCCCCGGGCACTGGCCAGCGAAGAAATCGCCGACATCGTCGAGGCCTATCGCGCCGGTGCCGAGAATGCCAAGGCGGCAGGCTTCGACGGGGTGGAAATCCACGGTGCGAACGGTTATTTGCTCGATCAGTTCCTGCAGAGCAGCACCAACCAGCGCACCGACGCCTATGGCGGTTCGCTGGAAAACCGCGCGCGCTTGCTGCTGGAAGTGACCGATGCGGTGATCGAAGTGTGGGGCGCCGGGCGTGTCGGCATGCACCTGTCGCCACGCGCTGACCTGCACGACATGGGTGATGCCAACCTGGCGGAAACCTTCACCTACGTCGCCAGTGAGCTGGGCAAGCGCGGTATCGCCTATATCTGCGCCCGTGAACACGAAGCGGCCGACAGCCTGGCGCCGCGTCTGAAGCAGGCCTTCGGCGGTGTCTACATCGTCAACGAAAGCTTCGACAAGGCCAGTGCCAACGCTGCCATCGCCGCCGGCACCGCCGATGCCGTGGCCTTCGGCGTGCCGTTCATCGCCAACCCTGACCTGCCCGCGCGGCTGCGCGACGATGCGCCGCTGAACGAGGCCGACTCCAACACCTTCTACAGCCACGGTGCGGCGGGTTATATCGATTATCCGCGGCTGTAA